The Bifidobacterium animalis subsp. animalis ATCC 25527 genome has a segment encoding these proteins:
- the grpE gene encoding nucleotide exchange factor GrpE — MSEFNKDDYLNDLPDADELANGQASPDADGADAPSDTGEQLKDDMLKDAAAEQSAGEQASEESAKAAAEATADAASDGDAEGSSLTPLGQAKKEAAEYLEALQRERAEFINYRNRTKKDMDRARQQGIIDVLTAMLPALDDIDRIREHGEMDDSFKAVAAKIDKTFEKFGVEKFGLKGEDFDPTKHEAILHKPDPEASKATVDTVVEAGYRIGDRVIRAARVVVASPQN; from the coding sequence ATGTCCGAATTCAATAAGGACGATTACCTGAACGACCTGCCCGACGCCGACGAACTGGCGAATGGGCAGGCGTCCCCTGATGCCGATGGCGCCGATGCGCCATCGGACACCGGCGAGCAGCTGAAAGACGACATGCTCAAGGATGCCGCCGCGGAGCAATCTGCAGGCGAACAGGCCTCCGAAGAGTCTGCCAAGGCAGCTGCCGAAGCCACCGCAGACGCCGCCTCCGATGGCGACGCTGAGGGTTCCTCGCTCACACCGCTTGGCCAGGCCAAGAAGGAAGCCGCCGAATACCTCGAGGCGCTTCAGCGTGAGCGCGCGGAGTTCATTAACTACCGCAACCGCACGAAGAAGGACATGGATCGTGCCCGCCAGCAGGGCATCATCGATGTGCTCACCGCAATGCTCCCGGCGCTCGACGACATCGACCGCATTCGCGAGCACGGTGAGATGGACGATTCCTTCAAGGCCGTGGCTGCGAAGATCGACAAGACCTTCGAGAAGTTCGGCGTTGAGAAGTTCGGCCTGAAAGGCGAGGACTTCGACCCCACCAAGCATGAGGCGATCCTGCACAAGCCGGATCCGGAGGCCAGCAAGGCGACGGTGGACACCGTGGTCGAGGCCGGCTACCGCATCGGCGACCGTGTGATTCGCGCGGCACGCGTGGTGGTCGCATCTCCGCAGAACTGA
- the dnaK gene encoding molecular chaperone DnaK, with product MGRAVGIDLGTTNSCIATLEGGEPTVIVNAEGARTTPSVVAFSKSGEILVGEVAKRQAVTNVDRTISSVKRHMGTDWTVDIDGKEWTPQEISAQILMKLKRDAEAYLGEPVTDAVITCPAYFNDAQRQATKDAGTIAGLNVLRIINEPTAAALAYGLEKSKEDERILVFDLGGGTFDVSLLEIGKDDDGFSTIQVQATSGDNHLGGDDWDQRIIDWLVGEVKNKYGVDLSKDKIALQRLKEAAEQAKKELSSSMSTTINMQYLAMTPDGTPVHLDETLTRAHFEEMTKDLLDRCRTPFNNVLADAGISVSQIDHVILVGGSTRMPAVKELVKELDGGKEANQSVNPDEVVAIGAAVQSGVIKGDRKDVLLIDVTPLSLGIETKGGIMTKLIERNTAIPAKRSEIFSTAEDNQPSVLIQVYQGEREFARDNKPLGTFELTGIAPAPRGVPQIEVTFDIDANGIVHVSAKDKGTGKEQSMTITGGSALPKEEIDQMIKDAEAHEADDKKRKEDAETRNNAENFAYQTEKLVNDNKDKLADDVAKSVTDAINELKDALKGDDIEKIKADQEKLMTEAQKIGQALYAQQGAEGAAGAADNGSANNGGDDDVVDAEVVDDDDKDNK from the coding sequence ATGGGACGCGCAGTTGGTATTGATTTGGGTACCACCAATTCCTGCATCGCAACGCTCGAGGGCGGTGAACCGACCGTCATCGTGAACGCTGAAGGTGCACGCACCACACCGTCTGTGGTGGCATTCAGCAAGTCCGGCGAGATTCTCGTCGGCGAGGTTGCAAAGCGTCAGGCTGTGACCAACGTCGATCGCACGATCAGCTCCGTCAAGCGCCACATGGGCACCGACTGGACCGTTGACATCGACGGCAAGGAATGGACTCCGCAGGAGATTTCCGCACAGATCCTCATGAAGCTGAAGCGTGACGCCGAAGCTTACCTGGGCGAGCCGGTCACGGACGCCGTGATCACCTGCCCTGCATACTTCAACGATGCACAGCGTCAGGCGACCAAGGACGCCGGCACGATCGCAGGCCTGAACGTCCTGCGCATCATCAACGAACCGACCGCAGCTGCTCTGGCCTACGGCCTGGAGAAGAGCAAGGAAGACGAGCGCATTCTGGTCTTCGATCTCGGCGGCGGCACCTTCGATGTCTCCCTGCTGGAGATCGGCAAGGACGACGACGGCTTCTCCACCATTCAGGTGCAGGCCACGAGCGGCGACAACCACCTCGGTGGCGACGATTGGGACCAGCGCATTATCGACTGGCTCGTCGGCGAAGTGAAGAACAAGTACGGTGTTGATCTGAGCAAGGACAAGATCGCCTTGCAGCGTCTGAAGGAAGCTGCCGAGCAGGCGAAGAAGGAGCTTTCCTCCTCGATGTCCACCACGATCAACATGCAGTACCTGGCCATGACCCCTGACGGCACCCCGGTGCACCTCGACGAGACGCTCACCCGCGCTCACTTCGAGGAAATGACCAAGGATCTGCTCGACCGCTGCCGCACGCCGTTCAACAACGTGCTTGCAGACGCCGGCATCTCGGTCTCCCAGATCGACCATGTGATCCTGGTCGGCGGCTCCACCCGTATGCCTGCCGTGAAGGAGCTCGTGAAGGAGCTCGACGGCGGCAAGGAAGCCAACCAGTCCGTGAACCCGGACGAAGTGGTGGCCATCGGCGCTGCCGTGCAGTCCGGCGTCATCAAGGGCGACCGCAAGGACGTGCTGCTCATCGACGTGACGCCTCTGTCCCTCGGCATCGAGACCAAGGGCGGCATCATGACGAAGCTCATCGAGCGCAACACCGCAATTCCGGCGAAGCGTTCCGAGATCTTCTCCACCGCCGAAGACAACCAGCCGTCCGTGCTGATTCAGGTCTATCAGGGCGAGCGTGAATTCGCCCGCGACAACAAGCCGCTGGGCACCTTCGAGCTGACCGGCATCGCTCCGGCTCCTCGTGGCGTCCCGCAGATCGAGGTCACCTTCGACATCGACGCCAACGGCATCGTGCACGTCTCTGCAAAGGACAAGGGCACGGGCAAGGAGCAGTCGATGACGATCACCGGTGGCTCCGCACTGCCGAAGGAAGAGATCGACCAGATGATCAAGGACGCCGAGGCACACGAAGCGGACGACAAGAAGCGCAAGGAAGACGCCGAGACCCGCAACAACGCCGAGAACTTCGCATACCAGACCGAGAAGCTCGTCAATGACAACAAGGACAAGCTGGCCGACGACGTTGCGAAGTCCGTCACCGACGCGATCAACGAGCTCAAGGATGCTTTGAAGGGCGACGACATTGAGAAGATCAAGGCCGACCAGGAGAAGCTGATGACCGAGGCCCAGAAGATCGGTCAGGCCCTCTACGCCCAGCAGGGTGCCGAAGGCGCTGCAGGCGCCGCCGACAACGGCTCCGCGAATAACGGTGGCGACGATGACGTGGTCGACGCCGAGGTTGTGGATGACGACGACAAGGACAACAAGTAA
- a CDS encoding LacI family DNA-binding transcriptional regulator has translation MHKAGIRDVAREAGVSISTVSRAFTKPQLVSQATHDKVMDAANKLDFNISRSAMALKSGQTYRVALLMSEDITSWFNAEVFAGIDDVMHGKGYDISLYQHINDAETRDRFFTELPVLRNVDAVFVASFAIEPAEIEQLRRTKVPIIGINTPGPLRFDASETIDDEGGMYRAAQHMIKLGHKRIVYTCSAAAETLDASIDLRGHGFIRACEHAQSTHDISWKVLTVPRGRDFADNALTAVLSEDRFPDAICCQMDMMAIPLMIKLARHGYKAPRDYSIIGFDDAPYADTVELTTMRQNPYEMGRNAAMKALALLEGRSLEQPHAILEPKLVLRGSDSRYEGE, from the coding sequence ATGCACAAGGCTGGAATTCGTGACGTGGCACGGGAGGCGGGCGTTTCCATCTCCACCGTCTCGCGCGCATTCACCAAGCCGCAGCTCGTCTCGCAAGCCACCCACGACAAAGTGATGGATGCCGCAAACAAGCTCGACTTCAACATCTCACGCTCGGCGATGGCGCTCAAATCCGGGCAGACATACCGTGTGGCGCTGCTCATGAGCGAAGACATCACGAGCTGGTTCAATGCCGAGGTGTTCGCCGGCATAGACGATGTGATGCATGGCAAAGGCTATGACATCTCGCTTTACCAGCACATCAACGACGCCGAGACGCGCGACCGGTTCTTCACCGAGCTGCCCGTGCTGCGTAACGTGGACGCCGTGTTCGTGGCGTCGTTCGCGATAGAGCCGGCGGAGATCGAGCAGCTGCGTCGCACGAAGGTGCCGATCATCGGCATCAACACGCCAGGCCCGCTCCGTTTCGACGCCTCCGAGACCATCGACGACGAAGGCGGCATGTACCGGGCGGCCCAGCATATGATCAAGCTCGGGCACAAACGGATCGTCTACACCTGCTCGGCGGCGGCCGAGACGCTCGACGCGTCGATAGACCTGCGCGGGCACGGCTTCATACGCGCATGTGAGCATGCACAGAGCACGCACGACATCAGTTGGAAGGTGCTCACGGTGCCGCGCGGCCGCGATTTCGCCGACAATGCGCTCACTGCCGTGCTGAGCGAGGACCGGTTCCCCGATGCAATCTGCTGCCAGATGGACATGATGGCGATTCCGCTCATGATCAAGCTGGCCAGGCACGGCTACAAGGCGCCGCGTGACTATTCGATCATCGGATTCGACGACGCTCCGTATGCCGACACGGTGGAGCTGACGACGATGCGGCAGAACCCGTACGAGATGGGGCGCAATGCGGCGATGAAGGCGCTGGCGCTGCTGGAGGGCCGCTCTCTGGAGCAGCCGCATGCGATTCTGGAGCCGAAGCTGGTGCTGCGCGGCTCGGATTCGCGGTACGAGGGGGAGTGA
- a CDS encoding TraX family protein, translated as MVDEYTRHLERNKEVKGKGLSQFRMKVLADVLLFFSPFSVAVLPHIVGTPSRENMFALSVCVIGEAISWASIPIFAWLLYQGFEWTGNAWLYGLRLLVLALVCEVPYDYVMFGSAFDMRSQNPVFGLVVALIVLGILDLMYAWRTSVLKVVLSAGVIIIGLLWDFMLSVGQTQRLMNVGIVTLGMCVTYYYLHSRENTMVFTAAIFGAACVLTPGLGAVALHYRNDKLGYTHRWTRWAFYPVYPIMLVLCAAIGMAN; from the coding sequence ATGGTAGACGAATACACGCGCCACTTGGAGCGCAACAAAGAGGTGAAGGGCAAAGGACTCTCACAGTTCCGTATGAAAGTGCTTGCCGATGTGCTGCTGTTCTTCTCCCCGTTCTCAGTGGCCGTACTCCCGCACATCGTGGGCACGCCGAGCCGCGAGAACATGTTCGCGCTCTCCGTCTGCGTGATCGGCGAGGCGATCTCATGGGCGTCGATCCCCATATTCGCGTGGCTGCTCTACCAGGGATTCGAATGGACGGGCAACGCATGGCTCTACGGGCTGCGCCTGCTTGTGCTCGCGCTGGTGTGCGAGGTGCCGTATGACTATGTGATGTTCGGCAGCGCGTTCGACATGCGCTCGCAGAACCCCGTGTTCGGCCTCGTGGTCGCGCTGATCGTGCTCGGCATACTCGACCTCATGTACGCATGGCGCACGAGTGTGCTCAAGGTGGTGCTTTCGGCAGGTGTGATCATCATCGGCCTGCTGTGGGATTTCATGCTGTCGGTCGGGCAGACGCAACGCCTCATGAACGTAGGCATTGTGACGCTCGGCATGTGCGTGACCTACTATTACCTGCATTCCCGCGAGAACACGATGGTGTTCACGGCCGCCATATTCGGCGCGGCCTGCGTATTGACGCCTGGCTTGGGTGCGGTGGCGCTCCACTACCGCAACGACAAGCTCGGCTATACACACCGGTGGACGCGTTGGGCGTTCTACCCGGTCTACCCGATTATGCTCGTGCTCTGCGCGGCGATCGGCATGGCGAACTAA
- a CDS encoding HAD family hydrolase, whose translation MTHYTTVFFDLYGTLIDIHTEEDPDAAWTALRAALYQNGADYATNTQLRNEFRRQVVRANATRTRTEWFEPDFLPAYRGLLEACWADDSLDHARKVAWAFRRAATTKFRLYPGVFDMLTQLRSAGLRVALVSNAQSCYTRPELELTGLGDVFDEVVISSDEGVRKPSAELFRSALVRMNVEPEHVVMVGNDPRNDIDGARMANIDGIYLHTDNHTSAQCDTAVCSLEGSDYAGVLAYIQRANTEDGRERECSDTLEEKLR comes from the coding sequence ATGACACACTACACAACCGTGTTCTTCGACCTGTACGGCACGCTGATCGACATACACACCGAGGAGGATCCCGACGCCGCGTGGACCGCATTGCGGGCGGCACTGTACCAGAACGGCGCCGATTACGCCACGAACACGCAGCTGCGCAACGAATTCCGTCGCCAGGTGGTGCGCGCCAACGCGACGCGTACGCGTACGGAATGGTTCGAGCCGGACTTCCTGCCCGCCTACCGCGGTCTGCTCGAGGCATGCTGGGCCGACGACAGTCTGGACCATGCGCGAAAGGTGGCGTGGGCGTTCCGGCGTGCCGCCACGACGAAGTTCCGCCTGTACCCAGGTGTCTTCGACATGCTCACGCAGCTTCGTTCGGCGGGACTGCGTGTGGCGCTCGTCTCGAACGCGCAGTCCTGCTACACGCGGCCGGAACTCGAGCTGACCGGACTCGGCGACGTGTTCGACGAAGTGGTCATCTCCAGCGACGAAGGCGTGCGCAAACCGTCCGCCGAACTGTTCCGCAGCGCGCTCGTGCGCATGAACGTGGAGCCCGAACATGTGGTGATGGTGGGCAACGACCCGCGCAACGACATCGACGGCGCGCGCATGGCCAACATCGACGGCATCTACCTGCACACCGATAATCACACGTCGGCGCAGTGCGACACCGCAGTCTGCTCGCTCGAAGGCTCCGATTACGCGGGCGTGCTCGCCTACATACAACGCGCCAACACGGAAGACGGGCGTGAGCGCGAATGTTCGGATACTCTGGAAGAGAAGCTCAGATAA
- a CDS encoding alpha-amylase family glycosyl hydrolase, translating to MALAQQSEGLKAGVAEPFPLSLERELGAVVHDHGTQFAIWAPSAKSVTLRFFTKGSSMEDGDVMVGTHQPELQSDGAWTIHFDENLHGTYYDYLVEQQDGNLARTADPWAKGAGVNGRRSMVVDLARTDPAGWEHDEHLTTPLGETMVAEMHVASFSANPHGGFPLEHCGKYLAFTDLGTTVDGKGKFPTGIDYFKQLGVTAIQLLPFYDYGSVDENDPRQYNWGYDPLNYNVPEGSYSTDPFDGTVRITECKQMIQSLHAQGFKVIMDVVYNHMYTADNWFERVVPGYFVRRNADGTLSNGSGCGDDMASERAMMRRYIVDSVTYWAREYHIDGFRFDLMGLIDTDTMNAVRRSLDALPGGKDLIMYGEPWAAGLSSTLPGTELANKEGLHLLDPRIGHFCDRTRDAIKGHVFERQIKGYVNGNAHDTKPQIELAVDAWRTPETNEGNAGQIIQYVSAHDDWTLWDKLCLSMIGDGSPESANKAESEYADDSHRTLESRDDALERAYRAEPGPQTHKVLEANTLAVGLIYTAAGIPFMLAGEEFGKTKFGNDNSFNSGVKVNELDWARAERMQGLVDYYRRLIAVRRANPSLFDAEHIAVEAPGNAVAYRSDDVAVLVNPDDEEYSLPVERIDSAFADSLHDDLPEAPEFASHAEERWVCVLDSSGTSTGEFRQTGMRIAGGRFPMPARTLSIWKCER from the coding sequence ATGGCACTCGCACAGCAATCCGAAGGATTGAAGGCGGGTGTCGCAGAACCGTTCCCATTGAGTCTGGAACGTGAACTGGGTGCTGTGGTACACGACCATGGCACCCAGTTCGCAATCTGGGCCCCGTCGGCGAAGTCTGTGACACTGCGCTTCTTCACCAAAGGTTCCAGCATGGAGGACGGCGACGTCATGGTGGGCACCCACCAGCCCGAACTGCAAAGCGACGGCGCGTGGACGATCCATTTCGACGAGAACCTGCACGGCACCTACTACGACTACTTGGTGGAACAACAGGACGGCAACCTGGCGCGCACCGCCGACCCGTGGGCCAAAGGCGCCGGTGTGAACGGCCGGCGCAGCATGGTGGTCGACCTCGCGCGCACCGACCCGGCCGGCTGGGAGCACGACGAGCACCTGACCACCCCGTTGGGCGAGACGATGGTGGCCGAGATGCACGTGGCCAGCTTCAGCGCGAACCCGCATGGCGGTTTCCCGCTCGAACACTGCGGCAAATACCTGGCCTTCACCGACCTTGGCACCACCGTGGACGGCAAGGGGAAGTTCCCCACGGGCATCGACTACTTCAAACAGCTCGGCGTCACCGCGATCCAGCTGCTGCCGTTCTACGACTACGGTTCCGTGGACGAGAACGATCCGAGGCAGTACAACTGGGGCTACGACCCGCTTAACTACAACGTTCCGGAGGGCTCCTACTCGACGGACCCGTTCGACGGCACCGTGCGCATCACCGAATGCAAGCAGATGATCCAATCGCTGCACGCCCAAGGCTTCAAGGTGATCATGGACGTGGTGTACAACCACATGTACACGGCCGACAACTGGTTCGAACGCGTGGTGCCCGGCTATTTCGTGCGACGCAACGCCGACGGCACGCTGTCGAACGGTTCCGGCTGCGGCGACGACATGGCCAGCGAACGCGCGATGATGCGCCGCTACATCGTGGACTCCGTCACCTACTGGGCGCGCGAATACCACATCGACGGCTTCCGCTTCGACCTCATGGGGCTCATAGACACCGACACGATGAACGCGGTGCGCAGGTCGCTCGACGCGCTGCCCGGAGGCAAGGACCTCATCATGTACGGCGAGCCGTGGGCCGCCGGACTGAGCTCCACATTGCCTGGCACCGAGCTTGCGAACAAGGAGGGCCTGCATCTGCTCGACCCGCGCATCGGCCATTTCTGCGACCGCACGCGCGACGCGATCAAGGGGCATGTGTTCGAACGCCAGATCAAAGGCTATGTGAACGGCAACGCGCACGATACCAAGCCGCAGATCGAGCTCGCCGTGGACGCATGGCGCACGCCCGAGACCAACGAAGGCAATGCCGGGCAGATTATCCAGTACGTCTCTGCCCACGACGACTGGACGCTGTGGGACAAGCTGTGCCTGAGCATGATCGGTGACGGCTCGCCGGAATCTGCGAATAAAGCGGAATCCGAGTATGCCGATGACTCGCACAGAACGCTGGAATCTCGCGACGACGCGCTCGAACGCGCCTACCGCGCGGAACCCGGCCCGCAGACCCACAAGGTGCTCGAGGCGAACACGCTCGCCGTCGGACTCATCTACACGGCCGCGGGCATCCCATTCATGCTCGCCGGCGAGGAATTCGGCAAAACGAAGTTCGGCAACGACAACTCATTCAACTCGGGTGTCAAGGTGAACGAACTCGATTGGGCGCGCGCCGAACGCATGCAGGGCCTCGTGGACTACTACCGCCGCCTGATCGCCGTGCGTCGCGCGAATCCGAGCCTGTTCGACGCCGAACACATCGCCGTGGAGGCGCCGGGCAACGCGGTCGCCTACCGCAGCGACGACGTCGCCGTGCTCGTCAATCCGGACGACGAGGAATACAGTCTGCCGGTCGAGCGCATCGATTCCGCGTTTGCCGACAGTCTGCACGACGATCTGCCCGAAGCGCCGGAATTTGCGAGCCACGCGGAAGAACGGTGGGTGTGCGTGCTCGATTCGAGCGGCACGTCGACCGGCGAGTTCCGGCAGACGGGCATGCGGATCGCCGGCGGAAGATTCCCGATGCCCGCTCGCACACTGAGCATATGGAAATGTGAACGCTGA
- a CDS encoding sugar ABC transporter permease — protein MSNATKAQAKASEAYAEAVDKRVDSELADAHNAQRQSFWKDQKSRRILGDVLTYVLLTVLGIIWLLPIVWIFLESFNKNTAPFTDTFFPTQYSFDSYITLFTQRNVLDFPRMFMNTFIIAVFTCIISVFFVLSVAYVMSRMRFHGRRFFMNFVLILGMFPGIMSVVAIYFILKAMGLTGDGTTILALILVYSAGTGAGFYVMKGYMDTIPTSLDEAAMLDGCTRWQVFWIIIVPICRPMIVYQAIVGFLTPWLDFVMAKVIARTQENYTASLGLWLMLDKEYINNWFGRFAAAAVLISIPIAILFIVMQRFYQESMSGSVKG, from the coding sequence GTGAGTAATGCAACCAAGGCGCAGGCCAAGGCCTCCGAGGCATATGCCGAGGCCGTCGACAAGCGTGTCGATTCGGAGCTTGCAGATGCGCACAACGCACAACGACAGAGTTTCTGGAAGGATCAGAAGTCACGCCGTATTCTCGGTGACGTGCTCACCTACGTGCTGCTGACGGTGCTCGGCATCATATGGTTGTTGCCGATCGTATGGATCTTCCTCGAAAGCTTCAACAAGAACACGGCCCCGTTCACCGACACGTTCTTCCCGACGCAGTACTCGTTCGACAGCTACATCACGCTGTTCACGCAGCGTAACGTGCTCGACTTCCCGCGCATGTTCATGAACACGTTCATCATTGCGGTCTTCACCTGCATCATCTCCGTGTTCTTCGTGCTCTCCGTCGCCTACGTGATGAGCCGCATGCGTTTCCACGGCCGTAGGTTCTTCATGAACTTCGTGCTCATTCTGGGCATGTTCCCGGGCATCATGTCGGTGGTCGCCATCTACTTCATTCTCAAGGCGATGGGCCTGACCGGCGACGGCACGACGATCCTCGCGCTTATTCTGGTTTATTCGGCCGGCACCGGTGCGGGCTTCTACGTGATGAAGGGCTACATGGACACGATCCCGACCTCGCTGGACGAGGCGGCCATGCTCGATGGCTGCACCCGTTGGCAGGTGTTCTGGATCATCATCGTGCCGATCTGCCGCCCGATGATCGTGTACCAGGCGATCGTCGGCTTCCTGACCCCATGGCTCGACTTCGTCATGGCGAAGGTGATCGCCCGCACCCAGGAGAACTACACGGCTTCCCTGGGCCTGTGGCTCATGCTCGACAAGGAGTACATCAACAACTGGTTCGGTCGCTTCGCGGCGGCCGCGGTGCTCATCTCGATCCCGATCGCGATCCTGTTCATCGTGATGCAGCGCTTCTACCAGGAGTCGATGTCCGGTTCAGTGAAGGGATGA
- a CDS encoding carbohydrate ABC transporter permease: MKRRQKLGADYVAPSPYTLSAALKNGDVFTKLSIIFFGLGNFARHQIAKGVIFLAGEIGFIVFMIYAGAHNLAMLPSLGWRQASTEWVGAKLVHTAGDNSVLILLYGVCTLVLCAVFVLWWDLAIRSAYKAQCLAGKNGHAPSLLDDIHTLLNEKANILFLALPTLGILIFTVLPLIFMISMAFTSYDHNHLVLFDWVGFENFKTVFSNSGSIVSARLFMSVLGWTLIWAFFATFLNFFCGLFLAMVINRKTTQGKGFWRAIFSMSIAVPQFVSLLVMHQMLQPQGAINRIFMNWGWISDPMPFFTNATWARVTVIVINLWVGIPYTIMQVTGILQNIPADQYEAAEIDGANWWQIFTKITMPYIIFVLTPYLITTFTGNVNNFNVIYLLTRGEPSVVGDSAGKTDLLITWLYKLTVDNNDYNLGAVIGIMTFIVLAVVSLITYRSSGSYKNEEAFR, translated from the coding sequence ATGAAGCGCCGCCAGAAGTTGGGTGCAGACTATGTGGCGCCATCGCCATACACACTGAGTGCAGCGCTGAAGAACGGCGATGTGTTCACGAAGCTCTCCATCATCTTCTTCGGGTTGGGTAATTTCGCCCGTCACCAGATTGCCAAGGGCGTGATCTTCCTGGCAGGTGAGATCGGCTTCATCGTATTCATGATCTATGCCGGCGCGCATAACCTCGCGATGCTCCCATCGCTGGGATGGCGTCAGGCCAGCACCGAATGGGTGGGTGCCAAGCTGGTCCACACGGCCGGCGACAACTCGGTGCTGATTCTGTTGTATGGCGTATGCACGCTGGTGTTGTGCGCCGTGTTCGTGCTGTGGTGGGATCTTGCGATCCGCTCGGCATACAAGGCGCAGTGCCTTGCCGGCAAGAACGGCCATGCGCCGTCGTTGCTCGACGACATTCACACATTGCTCAACGAGAAGGCGAACATTCTGTTCTTGGCGCTGCCGACGCTGGGCATTCTGATCTTCACGGTGCTGCCGTTGATCTTCATGATCTCGATGGCCTTCACCAGCTACGACCACAACCATTTGGTGTTGTTCGACTGGGTGGGCTTCGAGAACTTCAAGACGGTGTTCAGCAATTCAGGCAGCATCGTCTCGGCCCGACTGTTCATGTCGGTGCTCGGCTGGACGTTGATCTGGGCGTTCTTCGCGACGTTCCTCAACTTCTTCTGCGGTCTGTTCCTGGCCATGGTCATCAACCGCAAGACCACGCAAGGCAAGGGCTTCTGGCGTGCCATCTTCTCGATGTCGATCGCCGTTCCGCAGTTCGTGTCGCTGCTCGTCATGCACCAGATGCTCCAGCCCCAGGGCGCCATCAACCGCATCTTCATGAACTGGGGCTGGATCAGCGATCCGATGCCGTTCTTCACCAATGCGACCTGGGCCCGTGTGACCGTCATCGTGATCAACCTGTGGGTCGGCATTCCGTACACGATCATGCAGGTGACCGGCATTCTGCAGAACATTCCGGCCGACCAGTACGAGGCCGCCGAGATCGACGGTGCGAACTGGTGGCAGATCTTCACGAAGATCACGATGCCGTACATCATCTTCGTGCTGACCCCGTACCTGATCACGACGTTCACCGGCAACGTGAACAACTTCAACGTCATCTACCTGCTGACCCGCGGCGAGCCGTCGGTGGTCGGCGATTCGGCCGGCAAGACCGATTTGCTCATCACTTGGCTGTACAAGCTGACCGTGGACAACAACGACTACAACCTCGGCGCCGTCATAGGCATCATGACCTTCATCGTGCTCGCGGTCGTGTCGCTGATCACCTACCGCAGCAGCGGTTCGTACAAGAATGAGGAGGCATTCCGGTGA
- a CDS encoding extracellular solute-binding protein, producing the protein MKIEWKKAVGLAAAVAMLVPMAACGANGGDSNASGESKPSQTQSANLTVWGPSEDSEWLKDMEEAFGKAHPEYKVTWKNSVVAEGDAAKTVKTDPTAAADVYMFANDQLGDLLNQNAIAPVNDVVSQQVKEQNSQTMVDSVTGTDGKIYGVPYTSNTYFMYYNKDKFSANDAKSLDTMLEKGKVAYPLQNSWYIPAFYLGAGMTMFGSKGTDAKAGIDFGPNADAVSEALVKLVANPNFSNDDGTLGLAGLKNGTLDAYFSGSWDAENVQKALGDKYGAATVPTFKAGGKDYQMKALAGSKAIGMNPNTKAPEVASAFAAFLGSTEAQKKHWEMRQIIPSDKTLTNLEGMSTSPYVQAQLDTIAKTSVAQPTISAMSAWWTPAETFGKALVSKQVNDGNVKQKTADFMASVKKDVANKQ; encoded by the coding sequence ATGAAGATCGAATGGAAGAAGGCAGTAGGCCTTGCGGCCGCTGTGGCCATGCTCGTACCGATGGCCGCCTGTGGGGCCAATGGTGGGGATTCCAATGCCTCGGGTGAATCCAAGCCGTCACAGACGCAGTCCGCGAACCTGACCGTGTGGGGTCCGTCCGAGGATTCCGAGTGGCTCAAGGACATGGAGGAAGCCTTTGGCAAGGCCCACCCCGAATACAAGGTGACGTGGAAGAACTCCGTGGTCGCCGAGGGTGACGCAGCCAAGACCGTGAAGACCGACCCGACCGCGGCTGCCGATGTGTACATGTTCGCCAACGACCAGCTTGGCGATCTGCTCAACCAGAACGCCATCGCCCCGGTCAACGACGTGGTGTCCCAGCAGGTGAAGGAACAGAACTCGCAGACGATGGTCGATTCGGTCACCGGCACTGACGGCAAGATCTACGGCGTTCCATACACCTCGAACACGTACTTCATGTACTACAACAAAGACAAGTTCTCCGCCAACGACGCGAAGTCGCTCGACACGATGCTGGAGAAGGGCAAGGTCGCCTACCCGCTGCAGAACTCCTGGTACATCCCGGCGTTTTACCTCGGTGCAGGCATGACGATGTTCGGCAGCAAGGGCACCGACGCCAAGGCCGGCATCGACTTCGGCCCGAACGCCGACGCCGTCTCCGAGGCGCTCGTCAAGCTCGTCGCCAACCCGAACTTCTCCAACGACGACGGCACTCTCGGCCTCGCAGGTCTGAAGAACGGCACGCTCGACGCCTACTTCTCCGGCTCCTGGGATGCCGAGAACGTGCAGAAGGCGCTCGGTGACAAGTACGGTGCCGCCACCGTCCCGACCTTCAAGGCCGGCGGCAAGGACTACCAGATGAAGGCTCTTGCCGGCTCCAAGGCGATTGGCATGAACCCGAACACGAAGGCACCTGAGGTCGCCTCCGCCTTCGCTGCGTTCCTCGGCTCCACCGAGGCCCAGAAGAAGCACTGGGAGATGCGTCAGATCATTCCGTCCGACAAGACGCTGACGAACCTCGAGGGCATGTCCACCTCGCCGTACGTGCAGGCACAGCTCGACACGATTGCGAAGACCTCCGTGGCGCAGCCGACCATCTCCGCGATGTCCGCCTGGTGGACCCCGGCCGAGACCTTCGGCAAGGCTCTGGTGAGCAAGCAGGTCAACGACGGCAACGTGAAGCAGAAGACCGCCGACTTCATGGCAAGCGTGAAGAAGGACGTCGCCAACAAGCAGTGA